The following are encoded together in the Glycine max cultivar Williams 82 chromosome 8, Glycine_max_v4.0, whole genome shotgun sequence genome:
- the LOC100793641 gene encoding uncharacterized protein isoform X3 produces the protein MRRTLVRNGSLYTRNLLHHSALALAASSRPQFRLFSSNENPPPVPQIDDVNNKELKAQIETYFKGDEKVLPSIMEAILKRKLSGNHEDTDDELMEELRMRPLDDVDDRDFESDFESIHDTDEEIDDLYNARDVVMKRMVKDEYFNMDDKKWDDIVEDGIKHGLLRDTKECEEILEDMLSWDKLLPDDIKQKVEVKFNELGDMCERGELEPEEAYEQFKKFEDEIVAKYLDKMEKEEASQFDDTVVPDKKKDLDDPPGEGPILRWQTRVVFAPGGDAWHPKNRKVKLSVTVKELGLSKYQFRRLRELVGKRYHPGRDELTITSERFEHREENRKDCLRTLLSLIEEAGKANKLVDDARSSYVKERLHTNPAFMERLHAKSMRLRESNQVPA, from the exons atGAGGAGAACTCTGGTGAGAAATGGCAGTCTCTACACTCGCAACCTTCTTCATCACTCCGCCCTCGCACTTGCCGCTTCATCTCGTCCTCAATTCAGACTCTTTTCCTCCAATGAAAACCCCCCACCGGTTCCCCAAATCGACGACGTGAACAACAAAG AGCTGAAAGCGCAGATCGAGACCTACTTCAAGGGCGACGAGAAGGTGCTCCCGTCGATCATGGAGGCGATTCTGAAGCGGAAGCTGTCGGGGAATCACGAGGACACCGACGACGAGCTCATGGAGGAGCTCCGCATGCGTCCCCTCGACGACGTCGACGACCGGGACTTTGAGTCCGACTTCGAGTCCATTCACGACACCGACGAGGAGATCGACGATTTGTACAACGCCAGGGACGTGGTGATGAAGAGGATGGTGAAGGATGAGTACTTCAACATGGATGATAAAAAGTGGGATGACATTGTTGAGGACGGGATCAAGCACGGGCTTCTTAGGGACACCAAGGAGTGCGAGGAGATTCTCGAGGATATGCTCAGCTGGGACAAACTCCTCCCTG ATGATATAAAACAGAAGGTGGAAGTAAAATTTAATGAGCTAGGGGACATGTGTGAAAGAGGTGAACTTGAACCTGAAGAAGCTTACGAACAGTTTAAGAAGTTTGAGGATGAGATTGTGGCGAAATACTTGGACAAAATGGAAAAAGAGGAGGCCTCACAGTTTGATGATACTGTTGTGCCAGATAAGAAAAAGGACTTGGATGATCCACCGGGTGAAGGTCCAATTCTGCGGTGGCAAACTCGGGTAGTCTTTGCTCCTGGTGGTGATGCTTGGCATCCAAAAAACAGGAAAGTGAAACTGTCAGTTACCGTGAAGGAGCTAGGGCTTTCAAAATACCAATTTCGCCGTCTCAGAGAATTGGTAGGAAAACGTTATCATCCAGGGAGAGATGAGCTTACAATAACTAGTGAGAG GTTTGAACATCGAGAAGAAAACAGAAAGGACTGCTTAAGGACCCTTCTCTCTCTCATTGAGGAGGCAGGGAAAGCTAATAAACTAGTGGATGATGCTCGATCTTCATACGTAAAAGAGAGGCTTCATACCAATCCAGCTTTCATGGAGAGGCTGCATGCGAAGTCAATGAGGTTGCGAGAATCTAATCAGGTTCCTGCTTGA
- the LOC100793641 gene encoding uncharacterized protein isoform X1: MRRTLVRNGSLYTRNLLHHSALALAASSRPQFRLFSSNENPPPVPQIDDVNNKELKAQIETYFKGDEKVLPSIMEAILKRKLSGNHEDTDDELMEELRMRPLDDVDDRDFESDFESIHDTDEEIDDLYNARDVVMKRMVKDEYFNMDDKKWDDIVEDGIKHGLLRDTKECEEILEDMLSWDKLLPDDIKQKVEVKFNELGDMCERGELEPEEAYEQFKKFEDEIVAKYLDKMEKEEASQFDDTVVPDKKKDLDDPPGEGPILRWQTRVVFAPGGDAWHPKNRKVKLSVTVKELGLSKYQFRRLRELVGKRYHPGRDELTITSERFEHREENRKDCLRTLLSLIEEAGKANKLVDDARSSYVKERLHTNPAFMERLHAKSMRLRESNQKQPPCLERKASYI; encoded by the exons atGAGGAGAACTCTGGTGAGAAATGGCAGTCTCTACACTCGCAACCTTCTTCATCACTCCGCCCTCGCACTTGCCGCTTCATCTCGTCCTCAATTCAGACTCTTTTCCTCCAATGAAAACCCCCCACCGGTTCCCCAAATCGACGACGTGAACAACAAAG AGCTGAAAGCGCAGATCGAGACCTACTTCAAGGGCGACGAGAAGGTGCTCCCGTCGATCATGGAGGCGATTCTGAAGCGGAAGCTGTCGGGGAATCACGAGGACACCGACGACGAGCTCATGGAGGAGCTCCGCATGCGTCCCCTCGACGACGTCGACGACCGGGACTTTGAGTCCGACTTCGAGTCCATTCACGACACCGACGAGGAGATCGACGATTTGTACAACGCCAGGGACGTGGTGATGAAGAGGATGGTGAAGGATGAGTACTTCAACATGGATGATAAAAAGTGGGATGACATTGTTGAGGACGGGATCAAGCACGGGCTTCTTAGGGACACCAAGGAGTGCGAGGAGATTCTCGAGGATATGCTCAGCTGGGACAAACTCCTCCCTG ATGATATAAAACAGAAGGTGGAAGTAAAATTTAATGAGCTAGGGGACATGTGTGAAAGAGGTGAACTTGAACCTGAAGAAGCTTACGAACAGTTTAAGAAGTTTGAGGATGAGATTGTGGCGAAATACTTGGACAAAATGGAAAAAGAGGAGGCCTCACAGTTTGATGATACTGTTGTGCCAGATAAGAAAAAGGACTTGGATGATCCACCGGGTGAAGGTCCAATTCTGCGGTGGCAAACTCGGGTAGTCTTTGCTCCTGGTGGTGATGCTTGGCATCCAAAAAACAGGAAAGTGAAACTGTCAGTTACCGTGAAGGAGCTAGGGCTTTCAAAATACCAATTTCGCCGTCTCAGAGAATTGGTAGGAAAACGTTATCATCCAGGGAGAGATGAGCTTACAATAACTAGTGAGAG GTTTGAACATCGAGAAGAAAACAGAAAGGACTGCTTAAGGACCCTTCTCTCTCTCATTGAGGAGGCAGGGAAAGCTAATAAACTAGTGGATGATGCTCGATCTTCATACGTAAAAGAGAGGCTTCATACCAATCCAGCTTTCATGGAGAGGCTGCATGCGAAGTCAATGAGGTTGCGAGAATCTAATCAG AAACAACCTCCCTGCTTAGAGCGTAAGGCCTCTTACATCTGA
- the LOC100795769 gene encoding putative receptor-like protein kinase At4g00960 isoform X1, whose translation MDKDKSNTHSFLHSIVKHFKFGSPKERNNEADIQQMAAQEQKIFAYETLAAATKNFSAIHKLGEGGFGPVYKGKLNDGREIAVKKLSHTSNQGKKEFMNEAKLLARVQHRNVVNLVGYCVHGTEKLLVYEYVAHESLDKLLFKSQKREQLDWKRRIGIITGVAKGLLYLHEDSHNCIIHRDIKASNILLDDKWTPKIADFGMARLFPEDQSQVHTRVAGTNGYMAPEYVMHGNLSVKADVFSYGVLVLELITGQRNSSFNLDVDAQNLLDWAYKMYKKGKSLEIVDSALASTIVAEEVAMCVQLGLLCTQGDPQLRPTMRRVVVMLSRKPGNMQEPTRPGVPGSRYRRPRRHSALSSTVGTSGASDSHTSDSSNNYNTTVTTSATGTISATAETDPKGKRPIREG comes from the exons ATGGACAAGGACAAGTCTAATACTCACAGCTTTCTTCACAGTATTGTTAAACACTTCAAATTCGGTTCCCCTAAAG AGCGAAACAATGAAGCTGACATACAGCAAATGGCTGCACAGGAGCAGAAGATCTTCGCCTACGAAACCTTGGCAGCTGCTACTAAGAATTTTAGTGCTATTCATAAGCTTGGTGAAGGAGGCTTTGGACCCGTCTACAag GGGAAGCTGAATGATGGGAGAGAGATTGCTGTGAAGAAGTTATCACACACTTCGAACCAAGGGAAGAAGGAGTTCATGAATGAGGCAAAGTTGTTGGCTCGTGTGCAGCATCGGAATGTGGTGAATTTGGTGGGCTATTGTGTCCATGGCACCGAGAAACTACTTGTTTATGAGTATGTTGCTCATGAAAGCCTAGACAAACTTCTATTCA AATCACAAAAGAGAGAGCAGCTTGATTGGAAACGTAGGATTGGAATAATCACAGGCGTGGCAAAGGGGTTGCTTTATCTTCACGAAGACTCACACAATTGCATCATCCATCGCGATATCAAGGCGAGTAACATCTTGCTTGATGATAAATGGACGCCAAAGATTGCAGATTTTGGGATGGCTCGTCTTTTCCCGGAAGATCAAAGCCAGGTCCATACACGTGTGGCTGGAACCAA TGGGTATATGGCTCCGGAATACGTGATGCATGGAAATCTTTCGGTGAAGGCAGATGTATTTAGCTATGGAGTTTTGGTATTGGAGTTGATCACCGGCCAACGaaactcttcttttaatttgGACGTGGATGCGCAAAATCTGCTTGATTGG GCATACAAGATGTACAAGAAAGGGAAGAGCTTAGAAATTGTGGATTCTGCATTAGCATCTACGATAGTAGCCGAAGAAGTAGCAATGTGCGTTCAGCTGGGTCTGTTATGCACTCAAGGCGATCCTCAGCTACGTCCCACGATGAGGCGCGTGGTTGTGATGCTGTCGAGGAAGCCAGGGAACATGCAAGAACCTACGAGACCAGGAGTACCAGGTTCAAGATACAGAAGACCTCGGAGACACTCTGCATTGTCTTCCACAGTGGGTACCTCTGGTGCCTCTGATTCACACACTTCTGATTCTAGTAATAATTATAATACCACGGTTACTACTAGTGCCACGGGGACTATCTCAGCTACTGCAGAAACAGACCCAAAAGGGAAACGTCCAATTCGGGAGGGTTAG
- the LOC100795769 gene encoding cysteine-rich receptor-like protein kinase 10 isoform X2 gives MAAQEQKIFAYETLAAATKNFSAIHKLGEGGFGPVYKGKLNDGREIAVKKLSHTSNQGKKEFMNEAKLLARVQHRNVVNLVGYCVHGTEKLLVYEYVAHESLDKLLFKSQKREQLDWKRRIGIITGVAKGLLYLHEDSHNCIIHRDIKASNILLDDKWTPKIADFGMARLFPEDQSQVHTRVAGTNGYMAPEYVMHGNLSVKADVFSYGVLVLELITGQRNSSFNLDVDAQNLLDWAYKMYKKGKSLEIVDSALASTIVAEEVAMCVQLGLLCTQGDPQLRPTMRRVVVMLSRKPGNMQEPTRPGVPGSRYRRPRRHSALSSTVGTSGASDSHTSDSSNNYNTTVTTSATGTISATAETDPKGKRPIREG, from the exons ATGGCTGCACAGGAGCAGAAGATCTTCGCCTACGAAACCTTGGCAGCTGCTACTAAGAATTTTAGTGCTATTCATAAGCTTGGTGAAGGAGGCTTTGGACCCGTCTACAag GGGAAGCTGAATGATGGGAGAGAGATTGCTGTGAAGAAGTTATCACACACTTCGAACCAAGGGAAGAAGGAGTTCATGAATGAGGCAAAGTTGTTGGCTCGTGTGCAGCATCGGAATGTGGTGAATTTGGTGGGCTATTGTGTCCATGGCACCGAGAAACTACTTGTTTATGAGTATGTTGCTCATGAAAGCCTAGACAAACTTCTATTCA AATCACAAAAGAGAGAGCAGCTTGATTGGAAACGTAGGATTGGAATAATCACAGGCGTGGCAAAGGGGTTGCTTTATCTTCACGAAGACTCACACAATTGCATCATCCATCGCGATATCAAGGCGAGTAACATCTTGCTTGATGATAAATGGACGCCAAAGATTGCAGATTTTGGGATGGCTCGTCTTTTCCCGGAAGATCAAAGCCAGGTCCATACACGTGTGGCTGGAACCAA TGGGTATATGGCTCCGGAATACGTGATGCATGGAAATCTTTCGGTGAAGGCAGATGTATTTAGCTATGGAGTTTTGGTATTGGAGTTGATCACCGGCCAACGaaactcttcttttaatttgGACGTGGATGCGCAAAATCTGCTTGATTGG GCATACAAGATGTACAAGAAAGGGAAGAGCTTAGAAATTGTGGATTCTGCATTAGCATCTACGATAGTAGCCGAAGAAGTAGCAATGTGCGTTCAGCTGGGTCTGTTATGCACTCAAGGCGATCCTCAGCTACGTCCCACGATGAGGCGCGTGGTTGTGATGCTGTCGAGGAAGCCAGGGAACATGCAAGAACCTACGAGACCAGGAGTACCAGGTTCAAGATACAGAAGACCTCGGAGACACTCTGCATTGTCTTCCACAGTGGGTACCTCTGGTGCCTCTGATTCACACACTTCTGATTCTAGTAATAATTATAATACCACGGTTACTACTAGTGCCACGGGGACTATCTCAGCTACTGCAGAAACAGACCCAAAAGGGAAACGTCCAATTCGGGAGGGTTAG
- the LOC100793641 gene encoding uncharacterized protein isoform X2, producing the protein MRRTLVRNGSLYTRNLLHHSALALAASSRPQFRLFSSNENPPPVPQIDDVNNKELKAQIETYFKGDEKVLPSIMEAILKRKLSGNHEDTDDELMEELRMRPLDDVDDRDFESDFESIHDTDEEIDDLYNARDVVMKRMVKDEYFNMDDKKWDDIVEDGIKHGLLRDTKECEEILEDMLSWDKLLPDDIKQKVEVKFNELGDMCERGELEPEEAYEQFKKFEDEIVAKYLDKMEKEEASQFDDTVVPDKKKDLDDPPGEGPILRWQTRVVFAPGGDAWHPKNRKVKLSVTVKELGLSKYQFRRLRELVGKRYHPGRDELTITSERFEHREENRKDCLRTLLSLIEEAGKANKLVDDARSSYVKERLHTNPAFMERLHAKSMRLRESNQILYAS; encoded by the exons atGAGGAGAACTCTGGTGAGAAATGGCAGTCTCTACACTCGCAACCTTCTTCATCACTCCGCCCTCGCACTTGCCGCTTCATCTCGTCCTCAATTCAGACTCTTTTCCTCCAATGAAAACCCCCCACCGGTTCCCCAAATCGACGACGTGAACAACAAAG AGCTGAAAGCGCAGATCGAGACCTACTTCAAGGGCGACGAGAAGGTGCTCCCGTCGATCATGGAGGCGATTCTGAAGCGGAAGCTGTCGGGGAATCACGAGGACACCGACGACGAGCTCATGGAGGAGCTCCGCATGCGTCCCCTCGACGACGTCGACGACCGGGACTTTGAGTCCGACTTCGAGTCCATTCACGACACCGACGAGGAGATCGACGATTTGTACAACGCCAGGGACGTGGTGATGAAGAGGATGGTGAAGGATGAGTACTTCAACATGGATGATAAAAAGTGGGATGACATTGTTGAGGACGGGATCAAGCACGGGCTTCTTAGGGACACCAAGGAGTGCGAGGAGATTCTCGAGGATATGCTCAGCTGGGACAAACTCCTCCCTG ATGATATAAAACAGAAGGTGGAAGTAAAATTTAATGAGCTAGGGGACATGTGTGAAAGAGGTGAACTTGAACCTGAAGAAGCTTACGAACAGTTTAAGAAGTTTGAGGATGAGATTGTGGCGAAATACTTGGACAAAATGGAAAAAGAGGAGGCCTCACAGTTTGATGATACTGTTGTGCCAGATAAGAAAAAGGACTTGGATGATCCACCGGGTGAAGGTCCAATTCTGCGGTGGCAAACTCGGGTAGTCTTTGCTCCTGGTGGTGATGCTTGGCATCCAAAAAACAGGAAAGTGAAACTGTCAGTTACCGTGAAGGAGCTAGGGCTTTCAAAATACCAATTTCGCCGTCTCAGAGAATTGGTAGGAAAACGTTATCATCCAGGGAGAGATGAGCTTACAATAACTAGTGAGAG GTTTGAACATCGAGAAGAAAACAGAAAGGACTGCTTAAGGACCCTTCTCTCTCTCATTGAGGAGGCAGGGAAAGCTAATAAACTAGTGGATGATGCTCGATCTTCATACGTAAAAGAGAGGCTTCATACCAATCCAGCTTTCATGGAGAGGCTGCATGCGAAGTCAATGAGGTTGCGAGAATCTAATCAG ATATTGTATGCTAGTTGA
- the LOC100793110 gene encoding L-Ala-D/L-amino acid epimerase isoform X1, whose amino-acid sequence MLPLLGSNMAQTLNCRTLQPMDSTMIKSLSHNPKNANSTAFTRHFAKKSGVFIKIMASATPTAAPITFGFKNLLETFTVDVHRAENRPLNVPLIAPFTIATSRLAKVENVAIRVELSNGSVGWGEAPILPFVTAEDQTTAMAKASEACAFLRRCPALTLGSMLGEIAGILPGHQFASVRAGMEMAIIDAVANSIRVPLWRLFGGASNTITTDITIPIVSPAEAAELASKYYKEGFKTLKLKVGKNLNADIEVLQAIRVAHPECQFILDANEGYNSEEAVEVLEKLHDMRLTPVLFEQPVHRDDWDGLRYVGNIARERYGVSVAADESCRSIVDVYKIVEGNVLDVINIKLAKVGVMGALEIIEKAKAAGLDLMIGGMVETRLAMGFAGQLAAGLGCFKFIDLDTPLLLSDDPVLEGYEVSGATYKFTNARGHGGFLHWDNLA is encoded by the exons ATGCTGCCACTCCTAGGATCCAACATGGCTCAAACACTAAACTGCAGAACACTACAACCAATGGACTCAACTATGATCAAGTCACTGTCCCACAATCCAAAAAACGCCAATTCCACCGCATTCACAAGGCACTTTGCCAAAAAATCTGGTGTTTTTATCAAGATCATGGCTTCTGCTACACCCACAGCAGCTCCTATCACCTTTGGATTCAAGAATTTGTTGGAAACATTCACTGTTGATGTGCATAGAGCAGAGAACAGGCCACTGAATGTGCCCTTAATAGCCCCTTTTACCATTGCTACCTCTAGATTGGCCAAGGTGGAGAACGTGGCCATAAGGGTTGAGTTGAGCAATGGTTCTGTGGGGTGGGGCGAGGCACCAATTTTGCCTTTTGTTACTGCAGAGGACCAGACCACTGCCATGGCCAAGGCTTCTGAGGCATGTGCCTTCTTGAGGAGATGTCCTGCACTCACTTTGGGTTCCATGTTGGGGGAGATTGCTGGTATTCTTCCAGGGCATCAATTTGCTTCA GTTAGGGCTGGGATGGAGATGGCAATAATTGATGCTGTTGCAAATAGTATTCGTGTGCCATTGTGGAGGCTTTTTGGTGGGGCTTCAAATACCATAACCACTGATATTACA ATCCCAATTGTTTCTCCAGCTGAAGCAGCTGAATTGGCTTCTAAGTACTATAAAGAAGGATTTAAGACTTTAAAGCTGAAAGTGGGCAAGAATCTGAATGCAGATATAGAAGTGCTTCAAGCTATACGTGTTGCACACCCTGAGTGTCAGTTTATTCTTGATGCTAATGAGGGGTATAACTCTGAGGAAGCAGTTGAAGTTCTTGAGAAACTACATG ATATGAGGTTGACTCCTGTTCTATTTGAGCAACCAGTTCATAGAGATGATTGGGATGGTCTTCGGTATGTCGGTAATatagcaagagagagatatggAGTATCTGTTGCAGCTGATGAGAGTTGCAGAAGCATAGTTGATGTTTACAAAATTGTGGAAGGGAATGTTTTAGATGTCATTAACATAAAGCTTGCCAAAGTTGGGGTTATGGGTGCCCTTGAAATTATTGAGAAGGCAAAAGCAGCAGGTTTAGATTTGATGATTGGTGGTATGGTTGAGACTAGACTTGCTATGGGTTTTGCTGGCCAACTTGCTGCTGGCCTTGGCTGTTTTAA GTTCATTGACTTAGACACACCACTTCTGTTGTCAGATGATCCAGTTCTTGAAGGCTATGAAG TTTCTGGTGCCACTTATAAGTTCACAAACGCTAGGGGACATGGTGGATTCCTTCACTGGGACAACCTTGCTTAG
- the LOC100793110 gene encoding L-Ala-D/L-amino acid epimerase isoform X2 translates to MLPLLGSNMAQTLNCRTLQPMDSTMIKSLSHNPKNANSTAFTRHFAKKSGVFIKIMASATPTAAPITFGFKNLLETFTVDVHRAENRPLNVPLIAPFTIATSRLAKVENVAIRVELSNGSVGWGEAPILPFVTAEDQTTAMAKASEACAFLRRCPALTLGSMLGEIAGILPGHQFASVRAGMEMAIIDAVANSIRVPLWRLFGGASNTITTDITIPIVSPAEAAELASKYYKEGFKTLKLKVGKNLNADIEVLQAIRVAHPECQFILDANEGYNSEEAVEVLEKLHDMRLTPVLFEQPVHRDDWDGLRYVGNIARERYGVSVAADESCRSIVDVYKIVEGNVLDVINIKLAKVGVMGALEIIEKAKAAGLDLMIGGMVETRLAMGFAGQLAAGLGCFKFIDLDTPLLLSDDPVLEGYEVSGATYKFTNARGHGGFLHWDNLA, encoded by the exons ATGCTGCCACTCCTAGGATCCAACATGGCTCAAACACTAAACTGCAGAACACTACAACCAATGGACTCAACTATGATCAAGTCACTGTCCCACAATCCAAAAAACGCCAATTCCACCGCATTCACAAGGCACTTTGCCAAAAAATCTGGTGTTTTTATCAAGATCATGGCTTCTGCTACACCCACAGCAGCTCCTATCACCTTTGGATTCAAGAATTTGTTGGAAACATTCACTGTTGATGTGCATAGAGCAGAGAACAGGCCACTGAATGTGCCCTTAATAGCCCCTTTTACCATTGCTACCTCTAGATTGGCCAAGGTGGAGAACGTGGCCATAAGGGTTGAGTTGAGCAATGGTTCTGTGGGGTGGGGCGAGGCACCAATTTTGCCTTTTGTTACTGCAGAGGACCAGACCACTGCCATGGCCAAGGCTTCTGAGGCATGTGCCTTCTTGAGGAGATGTCCTGCACTCACTTTGGGTTCCATGTTGGGGGAGATTGCTGGTATTCTTCCAGGGCATCAATTTGCTTCA GTTAGGGCTGGGATGGAGATGGCAATAATTGATGCTGTTGCAAATAGTATTCGTGTGCCATTGTGGAGGCTTTTTGGTGGGGCTTCAAATACCATAACCACTGATATTACA ATCCCAATTGTTTCTCCAGCTGAAGCAGCTGAATTGGCTTCTAAGTACTATAAAGAAGGATTTAAGACTTTAAAGCTGAAAGTGGGCAAGAATCTGAATGCAGATATAGAAGTGCTTCAAGCTATACGTGTTGCACACCCTGAGTGTCAGTTTATTCTTGATGCTAATGAGGGGTATAACTCTGAGGAAGCAGTTGAAGTTCTTGAGAAACTACATG ATATGAGGTTGACTCCTGTTCTATTTGAGCAACCAGTTCATAGAGATGATTGGGATGGTCTTCGGTATGTCGGTAATatagcaagagagagatatggAGTATCTGTTGCAGCTGATGAGAGTTGCAGAAGCATAGTTGATGTTTACAAAATTGTGGAAGGGAATGTTTTAGATGTCATTAACATAAAGCTTGCCAAAGTTGGGGTTATGGGTGCCCTTGAAATTATTGAGAAGGCAAAAGCAGCAGGTTTAGATTTGATGATTGGTGGTATGGTTGAGACTAGACTTGCTATGGGTTTTGCTGGCCAACTTGCTGCTGGCCTTGGCTGTTTTAA GTTCATTGACTTAGACACACCACTTCTGTTGTCAGATGATCCAGTTCTTGAAGGCTATGAAG TTTCTGGTGCCACTTATAAGTTCACAAACGCTAGGGGACATGGTGGATTCCTTCACTGGGACAACCTTGCTTA